One Bradyrhizobium zhanjiangense DNA segment encodes these proteins:
- a CDS encoding MBL fold metallo-hydrolase: MQLRFVGCGDAFGSGGRLNTCFHVSGREAHFLIDCGASALPALKRLEIDRNDIDLILITHFHGDHFAGLPFFLLDAQFSRRTRPLTIAGPQGIEMRLRVVMEALFEHSSKTKQRFDLNVVELAPQQSQSFGAVAVTPYPVVHGESGGPFLAYRVEAEGRTLAYSADTEWTDTLIPLAHGADLFIAEAYMYEKVVKNHLSLKTLEQHLPAIGAKRLVLTHMSDDMLSRLDDIEHLAAEDGMVLVF, from the coding sequence ATGCAATTACGCTTTGTCGGCTGCGGCGACGCCTTCGGCTCAGGCGGCAGGCTCAATACCTGCTTCCACGTCTCGGGGCGTGAAGCCCACTTCCTGATCGATTGCGGTGCGTCGGCGCTGCCGGCGCTGAAACGGCTCGAGATCGATCGCAACGACATCGACCTCATCCTCATCACGCATTTCCACGGCGACCATTTCGCCGGGCTGCCATTCTTCCTGCTCGACGCGCAATTCTCGCGGCGGACGCGGCCGCTGACGATTGCGGGCCCGCAAGGCATCGAGATGCGGCTTCGTGTCGTGATGGAGGCTCTGTTCGAGCACTCCTCAAAAACCAAGCAGCGCTTCGACCTCAATGTCGTGGAGCTCGCGCCTCAGCAAAGCCAAAGTTTTGGCGCGGTGGCGGTGACACCCTACCCGGTCGTGCACGGCGAATCCGGCGGGCCCTTCCTGGCCTATCGCGTCGAGGCCGAGGGCCGTACGCTCGCCTACAGCGCCGATACCGAATGGACGGACACGCTCATTCCGCTGGCGCATGGCGCGGACCTTTTCATTGCGGAAGCCTACATGTACGAGAAGGTGGTCAAGAACCATCTCAGCCTGAAGACCTTGGAACAGCATCTGCCCGCGATCGGCGCCAAGCGGCTCGTGCTCACCCATATGAGCGACGACATGCTGTCGCGCCTGGATGACATCGAGCATCTCGCCGCCGAAGACGGCATGGTGCTCGTGTTCTGA
- a CDS encoding MATE family efflux transporter, giving the protein MHAPVHPRIGSRQVFAIAGPAMVANLTTPLIGVVSTTAIGRLDDAALLGGVAIASVIFDCLFWLFGFLRMSTLAFTAQALGAGDTREPTAILARGFIVAGLIGAALIALQLPLAAVLFDLMGGSEGVTRAAKTYFKIRIWSSPFALANYVILGWLIGQARANSALLLQVVINLVNMAATILLVLIYDTGIAGAAIAALLSEAVGFALGVIVCRHYADSGFAVPYGTLLDREKLLRMLAVNSDILIRTAALIAAFLFFTAKGAQAGDVTLAANSVLNNFLLVSAFFLDGLANAAQQLCGRTLGARDPKGFADSTRLVLLWGLGFAVVVAVLFALFGPALIDFMTASDDVRRTAREFLPFVVLAPIPGVFAFGFDGIYIGATWAREMRNLMLASLAIFLGTWWALQSFGNAALWSALMASYVSRGGLQAARYPAQFRATFAKR; this is encoded by the coding sequence ATGCACGCGCCCGTTCATCCCAGGATAGGCTCCCGCCAGGTGTTCGCCATCGCAGGTCCCGCGATGGTCGCGAACCTCACCACACCGCTGATCGGCGTGGTCTCGACCACGGCGATCGGGCGGCTTGACGATGCCGCCCTGCTCGGCGGCGTCGCGATCGCGTCAGTGATCTTCGACTGCCTGTTCTGGCTGTTCGGCTTCCTGCGCATGAGCACGCTCGCCTTCACCGCGCAGGCGCTGGGCGCGGGTGACACGCGCGAGCCGACCGCGATCCTAGCGCGCGGCTTCATCGTTGCTGGCCTGATCGGCGCTGCGCTGATCGCACTGCAGCTGCCGCTGGCCGCAGTGCTGTTCGACCTCATGGGCGGCAGCGAGGGTGTGACACGGGCCGCGAAGACCTACTTCAAGATCCGGATCTGGTCGTCGCCGTTCGCGCTCGCCAACTACGTCATCCTCGGCTGGCTGATCGGCCAGGCCCGCGCCAATTCAGCTCTGTTGCTTCAGGTCGTCATCAACCTCGTCAACATGGCGGCGACGATCCTGCTGGTGCTGATCTACGACACAGGCATCGCCGGCGCGGCGATCGCCGCGCTGTTGTCGGAAGCGGTCGGATTCGCGCTCGGCGTGATCGTCTGCCGCCATTATGCCGACAGCGGCTTCGCAGTGCCGTACGGTACTCTGCTCGACCGCGAGAAGCTGTTGCGGATGCTGGCGGTGAATTCCGACATCCTGATCCGCACCGCGGCACTGATCGCCGCGTTCCTGTTCTTCACCGCCAAGGGCGCACAGGCCGGCGACGTGACGTTGGCCGCCAACTCCGTGCTCAACAACTTCCTGCTGGTCAGCGCCTTCTTCCTCGACGGTCTCGCCAACGCAGCCCAGCAACTCTGCGGCCGCACCCTTGGCGCACGCGATCCAAAAGGATTTGCCGATTCGACCCGGCTGGTGCTGCTGTGGGGGCTCGGCTTTGCAGTCGTCGTCGCGGTGCTGTTCGCGCTGTTCGGGCCGGCCCTGATCGACTTCATGACGGCGAGTGACGACGTCCGCCGTACCGCGCGCGAATTCCTGCCATTCGTCGTGCTCGCACCCATACCCGGCGTCTTCGCCTTCGGTTTCGATGGCATCTATATCGGCGCGACCTGGGCGCGCGAGATGCGAAATTTGATGCTGGCCTCGCTCGCAATCTTCCTCGGCACCTGGTGGGCGCTGCAATCATTCGGCAATGCCGCACTGTGGAGCGCGCTGATGGCGTCCTACGTCTCGCGCGGCGGCTTGCAGGCCGCGCGCTATCCGGCGCAATTCAGGGCGACGTTCGCCAAGCGCTAG
- a CDS encoding DUF6460 domain-containing protein has protein sequence MAHDVRDLPAGRGDGLNRFLGGTPLAVAFRLVLLSILVGVVLAAIGFDPWNIIHSIRLLFQRLWDLGFDAVNWLWRYFLLGAVIVIPIWLLSRVFGAPRGR, from the coding sequence ATGGCCCACGACGTCAGAGATTTGCCGGCCGGCCGCGGCGATGGCCTGAACCGCTTTCTCGGCGGCACGCCGCTGGCGGTCGCGTTTCGCCTGGTCCTGCTCTCGATCCTGGTCGGTGTCGTGCTGGCCGCGATCGGCTTCGACCCCTGGAATATCATCCACAGCATTCGCCTGTTGTTCCAGCGTCTCTGGGATCTCGGCTTCGATGCCGTGAACTGGCTGTGGCGCTACTTCCTGCTCGGCGCTGTCATCGTGATTCCGATCTGGCTGCTCTCGCGCGTGTTCGGCGCGCCGCGCGGCAGGTAA
- a CDS encoding quinone-dependent dihydroorotate dehydrogenase gives MIRAFDAFSLPVLRWLDPEDAHRLAIQGLRFLPPVKPRADDPKLAVRAFGLNFPNPIGMAAGFDKSAEVPDALLRLGFGFVEIGSVTPKPQAGNPRPRLFRLERDEAVINRMGFNNDGADLALRRLAARAQHGGIVGVNIGANKDSPDRVGDYVKLIETFAPVASYFTINVSSPNTPGLRNLQEGALLDDLLARVIDARERVRQKAGDTPVLLKIAPDLSLAQLDDVVQVARSRRVDGMIVSNTTIARPSTLREEMRAREQGGLSGRPLFRLSTRMVAETYVRVEGAFPLIGVGGVDSGGAALTKIRAGASLIQLYSSLVYKGLGLVDEIKRDLTSTLLRTGRDSLSEIVGADAATLTAEDWPGM, from the coding sequence GTGATCCGCGCTTTCGACGCCTTTTCGCTACCGGTGCTGCGCTGGCTCGATCCGGAAGACGCGCATCGCCTCGCGATCCAGGGCCTGCGCTTTTTGCCGCCGGTCAAGCCGCGCGCTGACGATCCCAAGCTCGCGGTGCGCGCCTTCGGGCTCAACTTCCCCAATCCGATCGGCATGGCCGCGGGCTTCGACAAGAGCGCCGAGGTGCCGGATGCGCTGCTGCGGCTCGGCTTTGGCTTCGTCGAGATCGGCTCGGTGACGCCGAAACCCCAGGCCGGCAATCCGCGGCCGCGGCTGTTCCGTCTGGAGCGCGACGAGGCCGTCATCAACCGCATGGGCTTCAACAATGACGGCGCGGATCTCGCCCTGCGCCGGTTAGCTGCGCGCGCGCAGCATGGCGGCATCGTCGGCGTCAATATCGGCGCCAACAAGGATTCTCCCGATCGCGTCGGCGACTATGTCAAGCTGATCGAGACCTTTGCGCCGGTCGCGAGCTATTTCACCATCAACGTCTCCTCGCCGAACACGCCGGGCCTGCGCAATTTGCAGGAAGGCGCATTGCTCGACGATCTCCTCGCCAGGGTGATCGACGCGCGCGAGCGGGTGCGGCAGAAGGCCGGCGACACGCCCGTGCTGCTCAAGATCGCGCCTGACCTCAGCCTCGCTCAGCTCGACGACGTCGTGCAGGTCGCGCGCTCGCGCCGGGTCGACGGCATGATCGTGTCGAACACGACCATCGCGCGGCCGAGCACGCTGCGCGAGGAAATGCGCGCCAGGGAGCAGGGCGGTCTGTCCGGACGGCCGCTATTCCGCCTGTCGACGCGCATGGTCGCGGAGACCTATGTGCGCGTCGAGGGCGCCTTCCCGCTGATCGGTGTCGGCGGCGTCGATTCGGGCGGGGCCGCGCTGACCAAGATTCGCGCCGGTGCCAGCCTGATCCAGCTCTATTCGTCGCTGGTCTACAAGGGCCTCGGTCTCGTCGACGAGATCAAGCGCGACCTGACCTCGACGCTGCTCCGCACAGGGCGGGATTCACTCTCCGAGATCGTCGGCGCGGATGCTGCGACGCTCACCGCGGAAGACTGGCCGGGGATGTGA
- a CDS encoding carbonic anhydrase, giving the protein MNRRHALKALAGLALCPLCKPAFAAEGVHWSYEGAGGPAKWGDLDAANKACAVGLQQSPIDIEGAIKSQLPALKLNWAKSADTIVNNGHTIQLNFAEGSTLMLGNVKYKLLQVHFHRPSEHMIGGKNFPMEAHFVHRNDAGGLAVIGVLMAEGRPNAAFSKIVKTMPAAEGPAVKADATIDPHAMLPQRLSYFRYPGSLTTPPCSEVVEWLLLTDPIQVSAADVAAFAKLYPMNARPVQKDNRRYVLRSI; this is encoded by the coding sequence ATGAATCGCCGTCACGCATTGAAGGCCCTGGCGGGTCTCGCGCTTTGTCCGCTCTGCAAGCCGGCCTTCGCCGCCGAAGGCGTGCATTGGAGCTATGAGGGCGCCGGCGGTCCGGCCAAATGGGGCGATCTCGACGCGGCCAACAAGGCCTGCGCGGTCGGCCTGCAGCAATCGCCGATCGACATCGAGGGGGCGATCAAGTCGCAATTGCCCGCTCTGAAGCTGAACTGGGCTAAGAGCGCCGACACCATCGTCAACAACGGGCACACGATCCAGCTCAACTTCGCCGAGGGCAGCACGCTCATGCTCGGCAACGTCAAGTACAAGCTGCTTCAGGTGCACTTCCACCGGCCGAGCGAGCACATGATCGGCGGCAAGAATTTTCCGATGGAGGCACATTTCGTCCATCGCAACGATGCCGGCGGGCTCGCCGTGATCGGCGTGCTGATGGCCGAAGGCAGGCCGAACGCAGCCTTCAGCAAGATCGTCAAGACTATGCCGGCGGCCGAAGGTCCCGCGGTGAAGGCCGATGCGACCATCGATCCTCACGCCATGCTGCCGCAGCGACTCAGCTATTTCCGCTATCCCGGCTCGCTGACGACGCCGCCCTGCTCGGAGGTGGTCGAATGGCTGCTGCTGACCGACCCGATCCAGGTGTCAGCCGCAGATGTCGCCGCGTTCGCAAAGCTCTATCCGATGAACGCGCGCCCGGTGCAGAAGGACAACCGGCGTTACGTGCTGCGCTCGATCTAG
- a CDS encoding transporter substrate-binding domain-containing protein: MAPSQQAKSSKSARGLLMGLAIGACLLAGLGATNAQTPAKRPPTAPQATPQTAPQAAPQAVPGFWDPRRRPERPDLSRLTVIRFLTETDYPPFNFTGADGNPAGFNVDLARSLCDEIKVTCTVQMRRFETLVDALTSNRGDAIIASMAVSPQLRARVDFTDPYYRVPARFVSRKDAVMPEIRPEYLEGKKVGVIAGSAHEAYLKAMFTDAELHAYPNDDALRSALRKGEVDFIFGDAISLAFWINGTDSGDCCAFSGGPFVESRFFGEGIGIAVRKGNDVLRQALNWALFRVWEKGRYTDLWLRYFSVSPF; this comes from the coding sequence ATGGCTCCATCGCAACAGGCGAAATCGTCAAAATCTGCCCGTGGCTTGCTGATGGGGTTGGCCATCGGTGCTTGCCTGCTCGCAGGGCTCGGCGCCACGAATGCCCAGACACCAGCCAAGCGGCCGCCCACGGCGCCCCAGGCCACGCCGCAAACCGCGCCCCAGGCCGCCCCACAGGCCGTGCCGGGCTTCTGGGACCCACGGCGCCGGCCGGAGCGGCCGGACTTGTCCCGCCTGACCGTGATCCGCTTCCTGACCGAGACCGACTATCCGCCTTTCAACTTCACCGGCGCCGACGGCAATCCGGCCGGCTTCAACGTCGATCTCGCACGCAGCCTGTGCGACGAGATCAAGGTCACCTGCACGGTGCAGATGCGCCGCTTCGAGACGCTGGTCGACGCGCTCACCTCCAACCGCGGCGATGCCATCATCGCCTCGATGGCGGTGAGCCCACAGCTTCGCGCCCGCGTCGACTTCACCGATCCCTATTATCGGGTGCCGGCGCGTTTCGTCTCGCGCAAGGACGCAGTGATGCCGGAGATCCGTCCCGAATATCTCGAGGGCAAGAAGGTCGGCGTCATCGCCGGCTCCGCGCATGAGGCGTATCTCAAGGCGATGTTCACCGACGCCGAGCTGCACGCCTATCCCAACGACGATGCGCTCCGCAGCGCTCTACGCAAGGGCGAGGTTGATTTCATCTTCGGCGACGCCATCTCGCTCGCGTTCTGGATCAACGGCACCGATTCCGGCGATTGCTGCGCCTTCTCCGGCGGCCCCTTCGTCGAGAGCCGCTTCTTCGGCGAGGGCATCGGCATCGCCGTGCGCAAGGGCAACGACGTGCTGCGCCAGGCCCTGAACTGGGCCCTGTTCCGCGTCTGGGAAAAAGGCCGCTACACCGATCTGTGGCTGCGGTATTTTTCGGTGAGCCCGTTCTAA
- a CDS encoding S24 family peptidase — protein sequence MVKQAKAQRMLTHDQIWGALDRLAARAGLSPSGLAKRAGLDPTTFNKSKRVTSDGRERWPSTESIAKALAAAGSSIDSFARLIDEDADDGRSVPLLSFALAGTSGAFDESGVPSGKGWTEIALPTAEDGHAFALEISGDALQPAYRNGDIILVSRGTPIRKGDRVVVKTRAGEVVIATLKRRTAKALDLQPLDAPRAERTIAMSDVAWIARIVWASQ from the coding sequence ATGGTCAAACAGGCCAAAGCGCAGAGGATGCTGACTCACGACCAGATCTGGGGCGCGCTGGATCGGCTGGCTGCGCGCGCCGGGCTGTCGCCGTCCGGCCTTGCCAAACGCGCCGGGCTCGATCCCACCACCTTCAACAAGTCCAAGCGCGTCACCTCCGACGGCCGCGAGCGCTGGCCCTCGACCGAATCGATCGCGAAGGCGCTGGCGGCGGCGGGCTCCTCGATCGACAGCTTTGCGAGACTGATCGACGAGGACGCCGACGACGGTCGCTCGGTGCCGCTGCTCAGCTTCGCACTCGCCGGTACAAGCGGCGCTTTCGACGAATCCGGCGTTCCATCCGGCAAGGGCTGGACCGAAATCGCGCTTCCCACCGCCGAGGACGGTCACGCCTTTGCGCTGGAGATTTCCGGCGATGCGCTACAGCCTGCCTATCGCAACGGCGATATCATCCTGGTCTCGCGCGGCACGCCGATCCGCAAAGGCGATCGCGTGGTGGTGAAGACCAGAGCGGGCGAGGTGGTGATCGCGACGCTGAAGCGCCGCACGGCGAAGGCGCTGGACTTGCAGCCGCTCGATGCGCCACGGGCGGAGCGGACGATCGCGATGAGCGACGTCGCCTGGATCGCGCGGATCGTCTGGGCGAGCCAGTGA
- a CDS encoding lysine--tRNA ligase, which produces MSVIDLAANPSDLRALAEQSNAWPFEQAKAIVARLKKSPKDEVLFETGYGPSGLPHIGTFGEVARTSMVRHAFRVLTEDKIKTRLLAFSDDMDGFRKVPDNVPNKDMLAAHLGKPLTRVPDPFSNEHPSFGHHNNARLRAFLDHFGFDYEFASSTDYYTSGRFDATLLKMLAAYDKIMAIILPTLGPDRRATYSPFLPISKTTGVVLQVPMIRRDVAAGTVTYVDPDTNQEVETSVTGGNVKCQWKADWAMRWVALGVDYEMAGKDLIDSVKLSGAIARALGATPPEGFNYELFLDEKGQKISKSKGNGLTIDEWLRYASPESLSLFMYREPKAAKRLYFDVIPRNVDDYQQFIDGFAKQDGKQQLGNPVWHIHNGKPPKGDMPVTFQLLLTLVSSSNAENAETLWGFIGRYRPGVSPQTHPKLDAMVGYAINYYRDFVAPTKQFRVPTDTERAALQDLRDALSQLPQDASAEDIQNVVYEVGRREPFLDQVKKGKDGRPGVTLDWFNMLYQVLLGQEKGPRFGSFVAVYGIQNAVNMIDGALARSA; this is translated from the coding sequence ATGTCCGTTATCGATCTTGCTGCGAACCCGAGCGACCTGCGCGCGCTCGCCGAACAATCCAACGCCTGGCCGTTCGAGCAGGCGAAGGCCATTGTCGCGCGGCTGAAGAAAAGCCCGAAGGACGAGGTGCTGTTCGAGACCGGCTACGGTCCCTCCGGCCTGCCGCATATCGGCACGTTCGGCGAGGTCGCGCGCACCTCGATGGTGCGGCATGCCTTCCGCGTGCTGACCGAGGACAAGATCAAGACGCGCCTGCTCGCCTTCTCCGACGACATGGACGGATTTCGGAAGGTGCCCGACAACGTCCCCAACAAGGACATGCTGGCCGCGCATCTTGGCAAGCCGCTGACGCGGGTGCCGGATCCGTTCTCCAACGAACACCCGTCGTTCGGGCATCACAACAATGCGCGGCTTCGCGCCTTCCTCGATCATTTCGGATTCGACTACGAGTTCGCGAGCTCGACCGACTACTACACATCGGGCCGCTTCGATGCGACGCTGCTCAAGATGCTGGCCGCCTACGACAAGATCATGGCCATCATCCTGCCGACACTCGGCCCCGATCGCCGCGCCACCTATTCGCCGTTCCTGCCGATCAGCAAGACGACGGGCGTCGTGCTGCAGGTGCCGATGATCCGCCGCGACGTCGCCGCCGGCACGGTGACCTATGTCGACCCCGATACCAACCAGGAAGTCGAGACGTCCGTGACCGGCGGCAACGTCAAATGCCAATGGAAGGCCGATTGGGCGATGCGCTGGGTCGCGCTCGGCGTCGACTACGAGATGGCCGGCAAGGATCTGATCGATTCGGTGAAGCTGTCCGGCGCGATCGCCCGGGCGCTTGGCGCCACGCCGCCGGAAGGCTTCAACTACGAGCTCTTTCTCGACGAGAAGGGCCAGAAGATCTCGAAGTCGAAGGGCAACGGCCTGACCATCGACGAATGGCTGCGCTATGCCTCGCCGGAATCGCTGTCGCTGTTCATGTATCGCGAGCCGAAAGCGGCCAAGCGGCTGTATTTCGACGTCATCCCGCGCAATGTCGACGATTACCAGCAATTCATCGACGGCTTTGCCAAGCAGGACGGCAAGCAGCAGCTCGGCAATCCGGTCTGGCACATCCACAACGGCAAGCCGCCGAAGGGCGATATGCCCGTCACCTTCCAGCTCCTGCTCACGCTGGTGTCGTCGTCGAACGCGGAGAATGCCGAGACGCTGTGGGGTTTTATTGGCCGCTACCGCCCCGGCGTGAGCCCGCAGACGCATCCGAAGCTGGATGCGATGGTCGGTTATGCCATCAACTATTATCGCGACTTCGTCGCGCCCACGAAGCAGTTCCGCGTGCCCACGGACACAGAGCGCGCCGCGCTCCAGGACCTGCGCGATGCGCTGTCGCAACTGCCGCAGGACGCATCGGCCGAGGACATCCAGAACGTCGTCTACGAGGTCGGCCGCCGCGAGCCGTTCCTCGACCAGGTCAAGAAGGGCAAGGATGGCCGTCCCGGCGTCACGCTCGACTGGTTCAACATGCTCTACCAGGTGCTGCTCGGCCAGGAGAAGGGCCCGCGCTTCGGCTCGTTCGTCGCTGTGTACGGCATCCAGAACGCAGTCAACATGATCGACGGCGCGCTGGCGCGAAGCGCGTGA
- a CDS encoding SCO family protein has protein sequence MSPIARPLVIATAFAASLIVGLLVMFWAMGGVSKVAQPAAIGGPFQLTDQNGKAVTDKSLKGKPTLIFFGYTHCPDVCPTSLFEISEVLRAMGKDADKVNAIFISVDPERDTPAAMKDYLTSFDPHLEGLSGDPAEVAKVITSYRVYAKKVPTKDGDYTMDHTALIYLMDRDGRFVSPFNLKRTPEEAATELKRYL, from the coding sequence ATGAGCCCCATCGCCCGTCCGCTGGTGATCGCAACCGCCTTCGCCGCAAGCCTCATTGTCGGGCTGCTGGTGATGTTCTGGGCCATGGGCGGGGTGAGCAAGGTGGCGCAACCGGCCGCGATCGGCGGCCCGTTCCAGCTCACCGACCAGAACGGCAAGGCCGTCACCGACAAGAGCCTGAAGGGCAAGCCGACCCTGATCTTCTTCGGCTACACCCATTGCCCCGACGTGTGCCCGACCTCGCTGTTCGAGATCTCGGAAGTGCTGCGCGCGATGGGCAAGGATGCCGACAAGGTCAATGCCATCTTCATCTCGGTCGACCCCGAGCGCGACACGCCGGCGGCGATGAAGGACTATCTGACGAGCTTCGATCCGCATCTTGAGGGCCTCTCCGGCGATCCCGCCGAGGTCGCCAAGGTGATCACGTCCTACCGTGTCTACGCCAAGAAGGTCCCGACCAAGGACGGCGACTACACCATGGACCACACCGCGCTGATCTATCTGATGGACCGCGACGGCCGCTTCGTCTCGCCGTTCAATTTGAAGCGGACGCCGGAGGAGGCCGCGACCGAGCTGAAGCGGTATCTCTGA
- a CDS encoding DUF952 domain-containing protein: MVKIYKICPASAWREAERQGVYRGSADDARDGFIHFSTAAQVPETLRKHYAGQRALFLVEVDGDALGSELRWERSRNDELFPHLYGELDLGAVIAVMNLNIRSDGSHDVPELLP; encoded by the coding sequence GTGGTCAAGATCTACAAAATCTGTCCGGCCTCGGCCTGGCGCGAGGCGGAACGGCAGGGTGTCTACCGCGGCAGCGCGGACGATGCGCGCGACGGTTTCATCCATTTCTCGACCGCGGCCCAGGTTCCCGAGACCTTGCGCAAGCACTATGCCGGGCAGCGCGCGCTGTTCCTGGTCGAGGTCGACGGCGATGCGCTCGGCAGCGAATTGCGCTGGGAGCGCTCGCGCAATGACGAGCTGTTTCCGCATCTCTATGGCGAGCTCGATCTCGGCGCGGTGATCGCGGTGATGAACCTCAACATCCGCTCCGACGGTAGCCACGATGTTCCGGAGCTGCTGCCGTGA
- a CDS encoding cisplatin damage response ATP-dependent DNA ligase: MNRFAELLDRLAYEPGRNNKLRLITGYFREVGDPNRGYALAALTGALSFKHAKPALIRDLIAARTDEVLFGLSYDYVGDLSETVALMWPKAAMTAHNNPPPPTLTEVVTTLRTLGKIELPKQLERWLDELDETGRWALLKLVTGALRIGISARLAKTAAAALGDKDPHEIELIWPGLSPPYLDLFAWLEGRGEKPVNRDPAPFRPVMLAHAIEDMDFAALDPADYIAEWKWDGIRVQAVAGRDDRGHITARLYSRTGEDITGSFPDLVPSLHLPGAIDGELLILREGRVQSFNVLQQRLNRKVVSPKLIKEFPIHLRACDLLGDDENDLRELPFAERRERLETFIRKLDDPRIDLSPTVPFASWEALTAARADPASAGAGGDADAVEGVMLKRRDAPYLPGRPKGQWWKWKRDPHIIDAVLMYAQRGHGKRSSYYSDYTFGVWTEGDSGDELVPVGKAYFGFTDEELLQIDRFVRRNTTEKFGPVRHVVHEPDKGLVLEVAFEGLQRSPRHKSGVAMRFPRISRLRWDKPPREADRLETLERMLKAEPAEIEA; the protein is encoded by the coding sequence ATGAACCGCTTCGCCGAGCTTCTGGACCGTCTCGCCTACGAGCCCGGCCGCAACAACAAACTGCGGCTGATCACCGGCTATTTCCGCGAAGTCGGCGATCCCAATCGCGGCTATGCACTGGCCGCACTCACCGGCGCTCTGAGCTTCAAGCACGCCAAGCCCGCGTTGATCCGCGATTTGATCGCGGCGCGCACGGATGAGGTTCTGTTTGGATTGTCGTACGATTATGTCGGCGATCTCTCGGAGACGGTGGCACTGATGTGGCCGAAGGCGGCGATGACCGCTCACAACAACCCGCCGCCTCCGACCCTGACCGAAGTCGTCACCACACTGCGCACGCTCGGCAAGATCGAGCTGCCGAAGCAGCTCGAGCGCTGGCTGGACGAGCTCGATGAGACCGGCCGCTGGGCGCTGCTGAAGCTCGTCACCGGCGCGCTTCGCATCGGCATCTCCGCGCGTCTCGCCAAGACCGCGGCCGCCGCGCTCGGCGACAAGGACCCGCATGAGATCGAGCTGATCTGGCCCGGCCTTTCGCCGCCGTATCTCGACCTGTTCGCGTGGCTGGAAGGCCGCGGCGAAAAACCGGTCAATCGCGATCCCGCGCCGTTCCGGCCGGTGATGTTGGCGCATGCGATCGAGGACATGGATTTCGCTGCACTCGATCCCGCCGACTACATCGCCGAATGGAAATGGGACGGCATCCGGGTGCAAGCCGTCGCAGGGCGTGATGATCGCGGCCACATCACGGCGCGGCTCTATTCGCGCACCGGTGAAGACATCACGGGAAGTTTTCCGGACCTCGTCCCCTCGCTGCACCTGCCTGGCGCGATCGACGGCGAGCTGCTGATCCTGCGCGAGGGCCGCGTGCAGAGCTTCAACGTGCTGCAGCAGCGACTGAACCGCAAGGTCGTCTCGCCAAAGCTGATCAAGGAATTTCCGATCCACTTGCGCGCCTGCGACTTGCTCGGCGACGACGAGAACGATTTGCGCGAGCTGCCGTTCGCGGAGCGGCGCGAGCGGCTGGAGACCTTCATCAGGAAGCTCGACGATCCCCGCATCGATCTGTCGCCCACCGTCCCGTTCGCAAGCTGGGAGGCGCTGACCGCCGCGCGCGCCGATCCTGCCAGTGCCGGCGCCGGCGGGGATGCGGACGCGGTCGAGGGCGTGATGCTGAAGCGACGCGATGCGCCTTATCTTCCGGGGCGGCCGAAGGGCCAATGGTGGAAGTGGAAGCGCGATCCGCACATCATCGATGCCGTGCTGATGTATGCGCAGCGCGGTCACGGCAAGCGCTCGTCCTATTATTCCGACTACACGTTTGGCGTCTGGACCGAGGGCGATAGCGGCGACGAGCTGGTGCCAGTCGGAAAGGCCTATTTCGGCTTCACCGACGAGGAGCTGTTGCAGATCGACCGCTTCGTCCGCCGCAACACCACGGAAAAATTCGGCCCCGTCCGCCATGTCGTGCACGAGCCGGACAAGGGGCTGGTGCTGGAGGTCGCCTTTGAGGGCCTCCAGCGCTCACCGCGGCACAAATCCGGCGTCGCCATGCGCTTTCCCCGCATTAGCCGCCTGCGCTGGGACAAGCCGCCGCGCGAGGCCGACCGGCTGGAAACGTTGGAGAGGATGTTGAAGGCGGAACCAGCGGAGATTGAGGCGTGA